Proteins encoded in a region of the Streptomyces sp. NBC_01298 genome:
- the murJ gene encoding murein biosynthesis integral membrane protein MurJ, protein MNAPYEGDRAQGTGGPAPSQGTAPGAQVPGQVPAPAQAPDHDPYVQDAYAYDPYRAQDLSAQDPVAEVLYDRASHPPPPPGTFQEPGPLYAAPAAPSYAPDPRVWAQTPPPEPDGPSRHLPYGDHATTTQFVGVDSLVTKAADQDPRPDAFAHLYRDQDAAPRTPAEDAPVAAPAPSKPAGRASSLLKSSALMAAGTIVSRITGFMRTLVIAGAIGVATLNDSYQVANTLPTMIYVLVGGGALNAVFIPQLVRAMKNDEDGGEAYANRLLTLVMVLLGAVTVVCVLAAPLFIGMMSQKIADDPARLDVAVAFAHYCLPTMFFMGVHVVLGQILNARGRFGAMMWTPVLNNIVVIATFGAFIWAFGGFTTTGVTEAGITPDGVRLLGLGTLLGLVVQSLAMLPYLRDAGFRPRLRFDWKGHGLGKAAGLAKWTFFFVLANQLGLIVVTQLATWAGEVADKQGHGGTGITGYNYALLLWQMPQAIITVSVMTAVLPRISRSAHDGDAAAVRDDISYGLRTSAVAIVPCAFAFLALGVPMAGLLYAGSGSESAQNIGFILMAFGLGLIPYSVQYVVLRGFYAYEDTRTPFYNTVIVAAVNAGMSAVAFFVLPARWAVVGMAAAYGLGYAVGVGVAWRRLRTRLGGDLDGAHVARTYTRLIGACVPAAAVAGAVAFAVLHFIGSGALGSLTALVAGGIALAAVFLVAAKRMRIEELNAMVGMVRGRLGR, encoded by the coding sequence ATGAACGCGCCGTACGAAGGTGACCGTGCGCAGGGCACTGGCGGGCCCGCGCCCTCCCAGGGCACTGCCCCCGGCGCCCAGGTGCCGGGACAGGTTCCCGCGCCCGCGCAAGCGCCGGACCACGACCCTTATGTCCAGGACGCCTACGCCTACGACCCGTACCGGGCGCAGGACCTCTCCGCCCAGGACCCCGTGGCGGAGGTCCTGTACGACCGGGCCTCGCACCCGCCGCCACCGCCCGGCACCTTCCAGGAGCCCGGTCCGCTCTACGCGGCCCCGGCGGCCCCCTCGTACGCCCCGGACCCCCGGGTATGGGCCCAGACTCCGCCGCCCGAGCCGGACGGCCCGTCCCGGCACCTGCCCTACGGCGACCACGCGACGACCACGCAGTTCGTCGGCGTGGACTCCCTCGTGACCAAGGCCGCCGACCAGGACCCCCGCCCCGACGCCTTCGCCCACCTGTACCGGGACCAGGACGCGGCGCCGCGCACCCCCGCGGAGGACGCCCCGGTGGCCGCCCCGGCACCGAGCAAGCCCGCCGGACGCGCCTCCAGCCTGCTCAAGTCCAGCGCCCTGATGGCCGCCGGCACCATCGTCTCCCGCATCACCGGCTTCATGCGGACCCTGGTGATCGCCGGGGCCATCGGCGTCGCCACCCTCAACGACAGCTACCAGGTCGCCAACACCCTGCCGACGATGATCTACGTCCTGGTCGGCGGCGGCGCCCTCAACGCCGTCTTCATCCCGCAGCTGGTGCGGGCGATGAAGAACGACGAGGACGGGGGAGAGGCCTACGCCAACCGCCTGCTGACCCTCGTCATGGTCCTGCTGGGCGCCGTCACCGTGGTGTGCGTACTCGCGGCACCGCTGTTCATCGGCATGATGTCGCAGAAGATCGCCGACGACCCGGCCCGGCTGGACGTCGCCGTCGCCTTCGCCCACTACTGCCTGCCCACCATGTTCTTCATGGGCGTGCACGTGGTCCTCGGTCAGATCCTCAACGCCCGCGGCCGGTTCGGCGCGATGATGTGGACCCCGGTCCTCAACAACATCGTCGTCATCGCCACCTTCGGCGCCTTCATCTGGGCTTTCGGCGGCTTCACCACCACGGGCGTCACCGAGGCCGGCATCACCCCCGACGGCGTGCGGCTGCTGGGCCTGGGCACTCTGCTCGGACTGGTCGTCCAGTCCCTGGCGATGCTTCCCTACCTGCGGGACGCCGGCTTCAGGCCGCGCCTGCGGTTCGACTGGAAGGGCCACGGCCTCGGCAAGGCCGCCGGTCTGGCCAAGTGGACGTTCTTCTTCGTCCTCGCCAACCAGCTCGGCCTCATCGTCGTCACCCAGCTCGCCACCTGGGCGGGCGAGGTGGCCGACAAGCAGGGCCACGGCGGTACCGGCATCACCGGCTACAACTACGCCCTGCTGCTCTGGCAGATGCCGCAGGCCATCATCACCGTCTCCGTCATGACCGCCGTCCTGCCGCGCATCTCCCGCTCCGCCCACGACGGCGACGCCGCCGCCGTCCGTGACGACATCTCCTACGGGCTGCGCACCTCGGCCGTCGCGATCGTGCCCTGCGCCTTCGCGTTCCTGGCCCTGGGCGTCCCCATGGCCGGTCTGCTGTACGCCGGTTCAGGTTCGGAGAGCGCCCAGAACATCGGTTTCATCCTGATGGCCTTCGGCCTCGGACTGATCCCCTACTCCGTCCAGTACGTGGTCCTGCGCGGCTTCTACGCCTACGAGGACACCCGGACGCCCTTCTACAACACGGTCATCGTGGCCGCGGTCAACGCGGGCATGTCCGCCGTGGCCTTCTTCGTGCTCCCCGCACGCTGGGCCGTCGTCGGCATGGCCGCCGCCTACGGCCTCGGCTACGCCGTGGGCGTCGGTGTCGCCTGGCGCCGCCTGCGCACCCGCCTCGGCGGGGACCTCGACGGGGCGCACGTGGCGCGCACCTACACCCGGCTCATCGGCGCCTGCGTCCCCGCCGCCGCGGTGGCCGGCGCCGTCGCCTTCGCCGTCCTGCACTTCATCGGCAGCGGAGCCCTCGGCTCCCTCACCGCCCTGGTGGCCGGCGGCATCGCCCTGGCGGCGGTGTTCCTCGTCGCCGCCAAGCGGATGCGGATCGAAGAGCTCAACGCCATGGTCGGGATGGTCCGCGGACGCCTGGGA
- a CDS encoding DUF6049 family protein yields the protein MAEAADIQGAPAPARRRWLRRAVVLLAGTPVLAGLVYSHAPEAQATDTAAAAVDIQLDGLAPTAPVKGDTLTITGTVVNNGSEKITDAHVGLRVGPALGDRSSIDEAAERGAFRAGADPAEVGAEFAVKIDSLPSKVSQPFTLKVPVNKLDLDEDGVYQLGVSLSGETESRQYEQVLGIKRTFLPWQPEAAAKRSQLAYVWPLISTTHLTSETGSDELQTPVFLDDGLADELRPGGRLEQMVALGKDLPITWVIDPDLLYTVDAMTKGYRVRTPDGRTVQGKNKAIAEQWLSALESAVQGKKVVALPFADPDIASLAHRGKDVSGTLGQLRPATDKAKDAVETVLHVPATTDFSWPVDGAIDPSIVNVATSAGAHNVLTRSDSLQETGSLGYTPSAARPIGAGTTAVVADADLSTAFQGDMLRAGNSTAAVQQFLAQSLALNLQEADSQRSFVVAPQRMPSASQAQTMAAAIRGLQSGRWSQAVDLEAAAAATPDPRAATQVPGAGQYPEALSKQELPVSAFEKIRTTETTLDHFKVILTAPDRVEIPFGNTTNREMSSSWRGRPDAAREYRDQVQEYLIRLTEKVKIIPKSDATLSGHSATIPVTVQNSLVQDTHNLVLRLRSANPTRLMFGDSGEAQQEVAIQGGHSQTVKFPANATASGPVEVTAQLFTTDGVPYGKARKFTVEATEVTPTVMLVIAGGVLLLVLAGIKMYASRKRVAARAAAEESTQQSDESPDTGPQSADPSGTGETVDR from the coding sequence TTGGCCGAGGCGGCAGACATCCAGGGGGCGCCCGCTCCTGCCCGGCGACGCTGGCTGCGGCGCGCGGTCGTCCTGCTCGCCGGGACGCCGGTACTCGCCGGCCTGGTCTACTCGCACGCTCCCGAAGCGCAGGCCACCGACACGGCGGCAGCCGCCGTCGACATCCAGCTCGACGGCCTGGCTCCCACCGCCCCGGTCAAGGGCGACACCCTCACCATCACGGGCACCGTGGTCAACAACGGCTCCGAGAAGATCACCGACGCGCACGTGGGTCTGCGGGTCGGGCCGGCCCTGGGGGACCGCAGCTCCATCGACGAGGCCGCGGAACGCGGCGCGTTCCGGGCCGGCGCCGACCCGGCGGAGGTCGGCGCCGAATTCGCCGTGAAGATCGATTCGCTGCCCTCCAAGGTCAGCCAGCCCTTCACCCTCAAGGTGCCGGTGAACAAGCTGGACCTGGACGAGGACGGCGTCTACCAGCTCGGCGTCTCCTTGTCCGGGGAGACCGAGAGCCGCCAGTACGAGCAGGTCCTCGGCATCAAGCGGACCTTCCTGCCCTGGCAGCCGGAGGCCGCCGCCAAGCGTTCCCAGCTCGCGTACGTCTGGCCGTTGATCTCCACCACTCACCTGACCTCGGAGACCGGCTCGGACGAGCTGCAGACCCCCGTCTTCCTCGACGACGGCCTCGCCGACGAGCTGAGGCCCGGCGGCCGCCTGGAGCAGATGGTCGCTCTCGGCAAGGACCTTCCGATCACCTGGGTGATCGACCCGGACCTGCTCTACACCGTCGACGCCATGACCAAGGGCTACCGGGTCCGCACCCCCGACGGCCGGACCGTCCAGGGCAAGAACAAGGCCATCGCCGAGCAGTGGCTGAGCGCCCTGGAAAGCGCCGTCCAGGGCAAGAAGGTCGTGGCACTGCCCTTCGCGGACCCGGACATCGCCTCGCTCGCCCACCGCGGCAAGGACGTCTCCGGCACCCTGGGACAGCTGCGGCCCGCCACCGACAAGGCGAAGGACGCCGTCGAGACGGTCCTGCACGTCCCCGCGACCACCGACTTCTCCTGGCCCGTCGACGGGGCGATCGACCCGTCGATCGTGAACGTCGCGACGTCGGCCGGCGCCCACAACGTCCTCACCCGCAGCGACAGCCTCCAGGAGACCGGTTCCCTGGGCTACACCCCGTCGGCCGCACGGCCCATCGGCGCGGGCACCACGGCCGTCGTCGCCGACGCCGACCTGTCCACCGCCTTCCAGGGCGACATGCTCCGCGCCGGGAACTCCACCGCCGCGGTGCAGCAGTTCCTCGCCCAGTCCCTCGCCCTGAACCTGCAGGAGGCCGACAGCCAGCGCAGCTTCGTCGTCGCCCCGCAGCGCATGCCCAGCGCCAGCCAGGCGCAGACGATGGCCGCCGCCATCCGGGGTCTGCAGTCGGGCCGCTGGAGCCAGGCCGTGGACCTGGAGGCGGCCGCCGCCGCGACTCCCGACCCCCGTGCCGCCACCCAGGTGCCCGGAGCCGGCCAGTACCCCGAAGCGCTGAGCAAGCAGGAACTGCCGGTCTCCGCCTTCGAGAAGATCCGCACCACCGAGACCACCCTGGACCACTTCAAGGTGATCCTGACGGCGCCCGACCGCGTCGAGATCCCCTTCGGCAACACCACCAACCGGGAGATGTCCTCCTCGTGGCGCGGCCGCCCCGACGCGGCGCGCGAGTACCGGGACCAGGTGCAGGAGTACCTGATCCGGCTCACCGAGAAGGTCAAGATCATCCCCAAGTCCGACGCGACGCTCTCCGGACACAGCGCGACCATCCCGGTCACGGTCCAGAACAGCCTCGTCCAGGACACCCACAACCTGGTCCTGCGGCTGCGGTCCGCCAACCCGACCCGGCTGATGTTCGGCGACAGCGGTGAGGCCCAGCAGGAAGTCGCGATCCAGGGCGGGCACAGCCAGACCGTGAAGTTCCCCGCCAACGCCACCGCGAGCGGCCCGGTCGAGGTGACGGCCCAGCTCTTCACCACCGACGGCGTGCCCTACGGCAAGGCCCGCAAGTTCACCGTCGAAGCCACCGAGGTGACCCCGACCGTCATGCTCGTCATCGCTGGCGGTGTCCTCCTCCTCGTGCTGGCCGGCATCAAGATGTACGCCAGTCGCAAGCGTGTCGCGGCACGCGCCGCCGCGGAGGAGAGCACGCAGCAGAGTGACGAGTCCCCGGACACCGGACCGCAAAGCGCGGACCCGTCCGGCACGGGTGAGACAGTGGACCGTTGA
- a CDS encoding CCA tRNA nucleotidyltransferase — MPNANEDNPSVLNHGQARAVSELLRIAPVADELGRRFQEAGFRLALVGGSVRDALLGRLGNDLDFTTDARPEDVLKIVRPWADSVWDVGIAFGTVGAQKEARVGDADKSFQIEVTTYRSESYDRTSRKPEVSYGDSIEEDLVRRDFTVNAMAVALPEKEFIDPHGGLEDLRAGVLRTPGTAEDSFSDDPLRMLRAARFAAQLDFEVAPDVVTAMTEMSGRIEIVSAERIQGELNKLLLSAHPRKGLGLLVDTGLAEHVLPELPALRLESDEHHRHKDVYDHSLIVLEQAIALEEDGPDLVLRLAALLHDIGKPRTRKFESDGRVSFHHHEMVGAKMTKKRMTALKYSNDMVKDVARLVELHLRFHGYGDGEWTDSAVRRYVRDAGPLLDRLHKLTRSDCTTRNKRKANALSRTYDGLEERIAQLQEREELDAIRPDLDGNEIMRVLDVGPGPVIGKAYAFLLELRLENGPMEHDAAVAALKEWWAAQA; from the coding sequence GTGCCGAACGCCAACGAAGACAACCCCAGTGTCCTGAATCACGGGCAGGCCCGCGCAGTGAGCGAACTGCTGCGGATCGCCCCTGTCGCCGACGAGCTCGGCCGCCGTTTCCAGGAGGCGGGTTTCCGTCTCGCCCTGGTCGGCGGGTCCGTCCGCGACGCGCTGCTCGGGCGCCTCGGCAACGACCTCGACTTCACCACCGACGCCCGCCCCGAGGACGTCCTCAAGATCGTCAGGCCGTGGGCCGACTCGGTCTGGGACGTCGGCATCGCCTTCGGCACGGTCGGTGCGCAGAAGGAGGCCCGCGTCGGAGACGCTGATAAGAGCTTCCAGATCGAGGTGACCACCTACCGCTCGGAGTCCTACGACCGGACCTCGCGCAAGCCCGAGGTCTCCTACGGCGACTCCATCGAGGAAGACCTCGTCCGCCGCGACTTCACGGTGAACGCGATGGCCGTCGCGCTTCCCGAGAAGGAGTTCATCGACCCGCACGGCGGTCTGGAAGACCTCCGGGCGGGGGTGCTGCGTACTCCTGGCACCGCCGAGGACTCCTTTTCCGACGACCCGCTGCGGATGCTGCGGGCGGCGCGGTTCGCCGCCCAGCTCGACTTCGAGGTCGCCCCGGACGTGGTGACGGCGATGACGGAGATGTCCGGCCGCATCGAGATCGTCTCGGCCGAGCGGATCCAGGGCGAGCTGAACAAGCTCCTGCTGTCCGCGCACCCGCGCAAGGGCCTGGGCCTGCTCGTGGACACGGGACTGGCCGAGCACGTGCTGCCGGAGCTTCCGGCGCTGCGCCTGGAGAGCGATGAACACCACCGGCACAAGGACGTCTACGACCACTCGCTGATCGTGCTGGAGCAGGCGATCGCGCTGGAGGAGGACGGCCCGGACCTGGTCCTGCGGCTCGCGGCCCTGCTGCACGACATCGGCAAGCCCCGGACCCGAAAGTTCGAGAGCGACGGACGGGTCTCCTTCCACCACCACGAGATGGTGGGCGCGAAGATGACCAAGAAGCGCATGACCGCGCTCAAGTACTCGAACGACATGGTCAAGGACGTGGCCCGGCTGGTGGAGCTGCACCTGCGCTTCCATGGCTACGGGGACGGGGAGTGGACCGACTCGGCCGTGCGGCGCTACGTCCGCGACGCCGGTCCGCTGCTGGACCGTCTGCACAAGCTGACGCGTTCCGACTGCACCACGCGCAACAAGCGCAAGGCGAACGCGCTCTCCCGCACCTACGACGGGCTGGAGGAGCGCATCGCCCAGCTGCAGGAGAGGGAGGAGCTGGACGCGATCCGGCCCGACCTCGACGGCAACGAGATCATGCGGGTCCTCGACGTGGGACCTGGACCGGTGATCGGCAAGGCATACGCGTTCCTGCTGGAGCTGCGGCTGGAGAACGGTCCCATGGAGCACGACGCGGCGGTCGCCGCGCTCAAGGAGTGGTGGGCCGCACAGGCCTGA
- a CDS encoding MFS transporter produces MAVVRDLRVLLRLRDFRNLLAVRLLSQAADGVYQVALAAYVVFSPEKQASPAAIASAMAVLLLPYSVIGPFAGVLLDRWRRRQVFLYGNLLRAFLACITGMLIVAHVPDWLFYASALSVTAVNRFVLAGLAASLPRVVAPDQLVTANALSPTAGTLAAVAGGGLAFLVRILADESDALVVLLGAGLYLCAALASLRLALDLLGPDHPPGRINPTVRQGIALTVRGLIEGLRHLASRREAARALTAMTVMRFCYGALFVTLLMLCRYAWSDTEADGLALLGITVGVSGAGFFAAAVVTPWLVGRLGSLGAITLCAAGAAVLVPALGLFFAPGPMLAAAFVLGLATQGAKISTDTIVQSQVDDAFRGRVFSVYDVLFNAAFVGAAGVAALVLPLDGHSVPLILGVAMLYAATAALLMRQGDVSRETSP; encoded by the coding sequence ATGGCTGTCGTACGTGATCTGCGCGTACTCCTGCGTCTGCGGGACTTCCGCAACCTGCTCGCCGTACGGCTGCTGTCCCAGGCCGCCGACGGCGTCTACCAGGTCGCGCTGGCCGCCTACGTCGTCTTCTCCCCGGAGAAGCAGGCCTCACCCGCGGCCATCGCCTCGGCCATGGCGGTCCTCCTGCTGCCCTATTCGGTGATCGGCCCCTTCGCCGGAGTCCTGCTGGACCGCTGGCGCCGCCGCCAGGTCTTCCTCTACGGCAACCTGCTGCGCGCCTTCCTCGCCTGCATCACCGGCATGCTGATCGTCGCGCACGTCCCCGACTGGCTCTTCTACGCCTCGGCCCTGTCCGTGACCGCGGTCAACCGCTTCGTCCTGGCCGGGCTGGCCGCTTCCCTGCCGCGGGTCGTCGCACCCGACCAGCTGGTCACCGCGAACGCCCTGTCACCCACCGCGGGAACGCTCGCCGCCGTCGCCGGCGGGGGCCTGGCCTTCCTCGTCCGGATCCTGGCCGACGAGTCCGACGCCCTGGTCGTGCTCCTCGGAGCCGGCCTTTACCTCTGTGCGGCCCTGGCCTCCCTGCGCCTCGCCCTGGACCTGCTCGGGCCCGACCATCCTCCCGGCCGGATCAACCCGACGGTCCGGCAGGGGATCGCCCTCACCGTACGGGGCCTGATCGAGGGACTGCGGCACCTGGCCTCCCGGCGCGAGGCGGCCCGGGCGCTCACCGCCATGACCGTCATGCGGTTCTGCTACGGGGCCCTGTTCGTCACGCTGCTCATGCTCTGCCGCTACGCCTGGTCGGACACCGAGGCCGACGGGCTGGCGCTGCTGGGCATCACGGTCGGAGTTTCCGGCGCCGGATTCTTCGCGGCCGCCGTCGTCACTCCCTGGCTGGTGGGCCGGCTGGGCTCCCTCGGCGCCATCACCCTGTGCGCCGCGGGCGCCGCGGTGCTGGTGCCGGCGCTCGGCCTGTTCTTCGCGCCCGGACCGATGCTGGCAGCAGCCTTCGTGCTGGGCCTGGCCACCCAGGGGGCCAAGATCTCCACCGACACCATCGTGCAGTCCCAGGTGGACGACGCCTTCCGCGGCCGCGTCTTCTCGGTCTACGACGTGCTCTTCAACGCCGCCTTCGTCGGCGCCGCCGGGGTGGCCGCTCTCGTGCTCCCCCTCGACGGGCACTCCGTCCCCCTGATCCTCGGGGTGGCGATGCTCTACGCCGCGACCGCGGCACTCCTCATGAGGCAGGGCGATGTTTCACGTGAAACATCGCCCTGA
- a CDS encoding inositol-3-phosphate synthase: protein MGSVRVAIVGVGNCAASLVQGVEYYKDADPAAKVPGLMHVQFGDYHVSDIEFVAAFDVDAKKVGLDLSDAIGASENNTIKICDVPSAGVTVQRGHTLDGLGKYYRETIEESAETPVDIVQTLLDRQVDVLICYLPVGSEAAAKFYAQCAIDAKVAFVNALPVFIAGTKEWADKFTEAGVPIVGDDIKSQVGATITHRVMAKLFEDRGVRLERTMQLNVGGNMDFKNMLERDRLESKKISKTQAVTSQIPDRELGEKNVHIGPSDYVAWLDDRKWAYVRLEGRAFGDVPLNLEYKLEVWDSPNSAGVIIDALRAAKIAKDRGIGGPILSASSYFMKSPPVQYFDDEAYANVEKFIKGEVER, encoded by the coding sequence ATGGGTTCGGTTCGCGTAGCCATCGTCGGCGTAGGCAACTGCGCCGCCTCGCTGGTGCAGGGCGTCGAGTACTACAAGGACGCCGACCCGGCGGCCAAGGTCCCCGGTCTGATGCACGTCCAGTTCGGCGACTACCACGTCAGCGACATCGAGTTCGTCGCCGCGTTCGACGTCGACGCGAAGAAGGTCGGCCTCGACCTTTCGGACGCCATCGGCGCCAGCGAGAACAACACCATCAAGATCTGCGACGTCCCGAGTGCGGGCGTGACCGTTCAGCGCGGCCACACCCTGGACGGTCTCGGCAAGTACTACCGCGAGACCATCGAGGAGTCGGCCGAGACCCCGGTCGACATCGTCCAGACCCTTCTGGACCGCCAGGTCGACGTCCTGATCTGCTACCTGCCGGTGGGTTCCGAGGCTGCGGCGAAGTTCTACGCCCAGTGCGCCATCGACGCCAAGGTCGCGTTCGTCAACGCCCTCCCGGTCTTCATCGCCGGCACCAAGGAGTGGGCGGACAAGTTCACCGAGGCCGGTGTCCCGATCGTCGGCGACGACATCAAGTCGCAGGTCGGCGCCACCATCACGCACCGCGTGATGGCGAAGCTGTTCGAAGACCGCGGTGTCCGTCTTGAGCGCACCATGCAGCTCAACGTCGGCGGCAACATGGACTTCAAGAACATGCTGGAGCGCGACCGCCTCGAGTCGAAGAAGATCTCCAAGACTCAGGCCGTCACCTCGCAGATCCCCGACCGCGAGCTCGGCGAGAAGAACGTCCACATCGGTCCCTCGGACTACGTGGCGTGGCTCGACGACCGCAAGTGGGCCTACGTCCGCCTCGAAGGCCGCGCCTTCGGCGACGTCCCGCTGAACCTCGAGTACAAGCTCGAGGTGTGGGACTCCCCGAACTCCGCCGGTGTCATCATCGACGCCCTGCGCGCCGCGAAGATCGCCAAGGACCGCGGCATCGGTGGCCCGATCCTGTCGGCTTCGAGCTACTTCATGAAGTCCCCGCCGGTGCAGTACTTCGACGACGAGGCCTACGCGAACGTCGAGAAGTTCATCAAGGGCGAGGTCGAGCGCTAG
- a CDS encoding PadR family transcriptional regulator — MSRRSGILEFAVLGLLRESPMHGYELRKRLNTSLGVFRAFSYGTLYPCLKTLVTNGWLIEEPGNAPEDALAASLAGRRAKIVYRLTAAGKEHFEELLSHTGPDAWEDESFAARFAFFGQTERDVRMRVLEGRRSRLEERLEKMSASLARTRERLDDYTLELQRHGMESVEREVRWLNELIESERAGRDQRRPGPSDETAK; from the coding sequence ATGAGCAGGCGCTCAGGCATTCTTGAGTTCGCTGTTCTCGGCCTGCTTCGCGAATCCCCCATGCACGGTTACGAGCTGCGCAAGCGGCTCAACACCTCGCTGGGGGTGTTCAGAGCGTTCAGCTACGGGACGCTCTACCCCTGCCTCAAGACGCTCGTCACCAACGGCTGGTTGATCGAAGAGCCGGGCAATGCCCCGGAGGACGCTCTCGCCGCTTCACTCGCAGGGCGCCGCGCCAAGATCGTCTACCGGTTGACGGCCGCAGGTAAGGAGCACTTCGAGGAGCTCCTCTCCCACACGGGCCCCGATGCCTGGGAGGACGAGTCCTTCGCCGCCCGCTTCGCCTTTTTCGGTCAGACCGAACGAGACGTACGCATGCGGGTGCTGGAAGGCCGTCGCAGCCGCCTTGAGGAGCGCCTGGAGAAGATGAGCGCCTCGCTGGCTCGCACACGCGAGCGGCTCGACGACTACACGCTCGAGCTGCAACGCCACGGCATGGAATCCGTGGAGCGCGAAGTGCGCTGGCTGAACGAGCTCATTGAGAGTGAGCGGGCGGGACGGGATCAGAGACGACCCGGTCCGTCCGACGAAACTGCAAAGTGA